GGCGTCGGTGATATCCAGTGGGACGGAAAGACCTTGCGCTGTCAGGTCGACGGTGAGCATCTCGGCGAACTGATCCGGGTGCTGGGCGATACCGGCGTGCGCAGCCTGACCAGCGCTCCGCCGACGCTCGAGGAACTGTTTCTGCGCCACTATCACGTCGGCGCCGACGACTCGGCAGCCGACCCGGCACAGAGCGGGGAGAAGGTGCGGGCATGACGACCGTTGCCGCGGGCAGGCACTACGCCGCCCCCGCCGCGCGTGGCTCGGCCGACTTCGCCGGCACCGGCCAATTGCTGCGGTTGTACCTGCGCCGTGATCGAATCGTCTTGCCGCTGTGGGTGATCGCGTTCGGCATGCTGCCCGCGTTCTATGTCTCGGCGACCAAAGGCGTCTACTCCTCGGCCGCCGACCTGGCGAACTACGCGAAGACGATCACCGACAGCCCCGCGCTGATCGCCATGTACGGTCCGGTGTTCAGCACGGAGCCCGGCTCGATGTACCTGTGGAAGGCCGGTCCGTTCTTCGCGATGATCGCGATCGCCACCGTCCTCACCGTCATCCGGCATACCCGGGTCGAAGAGGAAACCGGACGGGCAGAACTGGTGGGCGCGACCAGTATCGGGCGTTACGCCGGCCTGTCCGCCGCGCTGGTGCTGACCACCGCGGGCTGTGTGCTGGTCGGAATCATCGCTGCCGCAATGTTGTACAGCAACGATCTGCCGATCGCGGGCTCGGTGGCCTACGCGGCGACGCTGGCCGGTTCCGGGCTCGCCTGGGCCGGCGTGGCCGCCGCGGCCGCGCAGGTGAGTACCAGCTCGCGGATCGCGCGGGGGATCGCCCTCGGCGCACTCGCCGCGGCGTACGCGCTACGTGCCATCGGCGATGCGGGAAACGGTGTGCTGTCCTGGTTTTCGCCGCTGGGATGGTGCATCCAGATGCGCGCGTTCGCACAGGAACGCTGGTGGGTGCTCATTCCGCTGCTGCTGCTCGCGGTGCTCACCGTGGCGGCCGCGTATCTGCTGCTGAGTCGCCGCGATACCGGCTCGGGGCTGGTCGCGGAGCGGCCCGGGCCGCCGAGCGCCGCACCGTCGCTGGCCGGCCCACTCGGCCTGGCCTGGCGGCTGCAGCGCGGGTCGATGGTGTTCTGGGCCATCGGGTTCCTGCTGTACGGGTTGCTGATGGGCGGTGCGATCAAGAGCGTCGGGGACATGCTCGGCGACAACGACACCGTGCACGACGCGATCACCCGGATGGGTGGTTCGACCATGCTGCAGGATTCGTTCGTCACGCTGGCGCTCACGTTGCTCGCAGCCGGCGCCGCGGCCTACTCGCTCTCGGCCACGCTGCGGCTGCACGACGAGGAATCCAGTCAGCGGGTCGAGTCCACCCTCGCCGGTGCGGTCGGCCGCGAGCGATACGCTTTGAGCCACATCGCTTTCGCGCTGCTCGGTCCGGTGCTGCTCCTGTCCGTGGCCGGTCTCGCGATCGGGGTGGTGTACGGGGCAACGGACGGTGATCTGCTCGGCAAGGTGGCCGATACGCTGGGCGCGGCGCTCGTCCAGGTGCCTGCGGTGTGG
This genomic stretch from Nocardia brasiliensis ATCC 700358 harbors:
- a CDS encoding ABC transporter permease, yielding MTTVAAGRHYAAPAARGSADFAGTGQLLRLYLRRDRIVLPLWVIAFGMLPAFYVSATKGVYSSAADLANYAKTITDSPALIAMYGPVFSTEPGSMYLWKAGPFFAMIAIATVLTVIRHTRVEEETGRAELVGATSIGRYAGLSAALVLTTAGCVLVGIIAAAMLYSNDLPIAGSVAYAATLAGSGLAWAGVAAAAAQVSTSSRIARGIALGALAAAYALRAIGDAGNGVLSWFSPLGWCIQMRAFAQERWWVLIPLLLLAVLTVAAAYLLLSRRDTGSGLVAERPGPPSAAPSLAGPLGLAWRLQRGSMVFWAIGFLLYGLLMGGAIKSVGDMLGDNDTVHDAITRMGGSTMLQDSFVTLALTLLAAGAAAYSLSATLRLHDEESSQRVESTLAGAVGRERYALSHIAFALLGPVLLLSVAGLAIGVVYGATDGDLLGKVADTLGAALVQVPAVWVCTGIAVALYGFAPRFTPVAWGVLSVLVVIFFVGSLDGLPQWVVDLVPFVHPPKLPGAPFEIAPVLWLLGIAAALLAAGLLAFRRRDLR